A genome region from Methylobacterium sp. FF17 includes the following:
- a CDS encoding GntR family transcriptional regulator: MTNEGPMDEQGAERGLLSDQIRNALTDEIAAGRLAAGTALDEQDLADRFGASRTPVREALRQLAFNGLVELRPRRGVVVTRLTPERIMDMFETTAEFEAMCVRLATYRMTPLERSHLLDLHARSGDMVEAGDVDAYDTLNRSFHEALYGATHNGFLQEQALALRTRLSGFRRTQLRQGDRIHGSRAEHGAILAAIAEGDGEAAARRMRAHMLNAASALRHYIDAHSNL, from the coding sequence ATGACGAACGAGGGGCCGATGGACGAGCAGGGGGCGGAGCGCGGGCTGCTCTCGGACCAGATCCGCAACGCGCTCACCGACGAGATCGCCGCCGGGCGGCTCGCCGCCGGCACGGCCCTGGACGAGCAGGATCTCGCCGACCGCTTCGGCGCCTCGCGCACCCCCGTGCGGGAGGCCCTGCGCCAGCTCGCCTTCAACGGGCTGGTGGAGCTGCGCCCGCGCCGGGGGGTCGTGGTCACGCGCCTGACGCCCGAGCGGATCATGGACATGTTCGAGACCACCGCCGAGTTCGAGGCGATGTGCGTGCGGCTCGCCACCTACCGGATGACGCCCCTGGAGCGCAGCCACCTCCTGGACCTGCACGCGCGCTCGGGCGACATGGTCGAGGCCGGCGATGTCGATGCCTACGACACCCTGAACCGCAGCTTCCACGAGGCCCTCTACGGCGCCACCCATAACGGCTTCCTGCAGGAGCAGGCGCTGGCGCTGCGCACCCGCCTCTCGGGCTTCCGCCGCACCCAGCTGCGCCAGGGCGACCGCATCCACGGCTCGCGCGCGGAGCACGGGGCCATCCTGGCGGCCATCGCCGAGGGCGACGGCGAGGCGGCGGCCCGGCGCATGCGCGCCCACATGCTCAACGCGGCGAGCGCCCTGCGGCACTACATCGACGCCCATTCCAACCTGTGA
- a CDS encoding cytochrome c oxidase subunit 3, translated as MSAEVAGAEPVGVERAEHFATVAQQRHAATLGIWAWLLTELLLFAGLFLAALILRLLHPEAVQAAAGHLKFWIGAANTVVLLVSSLTMSAAIELSRLGWQRMMVGCLLATAGLGTLFLMLKGYEYVADYEEHMMPFLAGRPYALAEQPATRLFVNLYYVATALHAVHLLTGIAILLGLTWKASRPGFLQRHQNWIEVYGLYWHFIDLIWIIAFPVLYVVNR; from the coding sequence GTGAGCGCGGAGGTCGCCGGTGCCGAACCCGTCGGCGTGGAGCGGGCCGAGCACTTCGCCACCGTCGCGCAGCAGCGCCACGCCGCGACGCTCGGCATCTGGGCCTGGCTGCTGACCGAGCTCCTGCTCTTCGCCGGGCTGTTCCTCGCCGCGCTGATCCTGCGCCTGCTGCACCCGGAGGCGGTTCAGGCGGCGGCCGGGCACCTCAAGTTCTGGATCGGGGCCGCCAACACCGTGGTGCTGCTCGTTTCCAGCCTCACCATGTCGGCGGCGATCGAACTCTCGCGGCTGGGCTGGCAGCGGATGATGGTCGGCTGCCTGCTCGCGACGGCGGGCCTCGGGACGCTGTTCCTGATGCTGAAGGGCTACGAGTACGTCGCCGATTACGAGGAGCACATGATGCCCTTCCTCGCCGGCCGGCCCTACGCGCTGGCCGAGCAGCCGGCCACGCGCCTCTTCGTCAATCTCTACTACGTGGCGACCGCGCTGCACGCGGTGCACCTCCTCACCGGCATCGCCATCCTGCTCGGGCTGACCTGGAAGGCGTCCCGCCCCGGCTTCCTTCAGCGGCACCAGAACTGGATCGAGGTCTACGGCCTGTACTGGCACTTCATCGACCTGATCTGGATCATCGCCTTCCCGGTCCTCTACGTGGTCAACCGGTAG
- a CDS encoding cytochrome C oxidase subunit IV family protein → MRNPLASLSPQDRALLRNRLRRPVLTFLALLGLLAVNVALGATRPFEQVWIVELLVVAAMVAIILLVSMEVRHEPPLVRLFAGAGFFWVAILFGMTLTDYLAR, encoded by the coding sequence ATGCGCAACCCCCTGGCCTCCCTCAGCCCGCAGGACCGCGCCCTCCTCCGGAACCGCCTGCGCAGGCCGGTCCTCACCTTCCTGGCGCTGCTCGGCCTCCTCGCCGTGAACGTCGCGCTCGGGGCGACGCGGCCCTTCGAGCAGGTCTGGATCGTCGAGTTGCTGGTGGTCGCCGCCATGGTGGCGATCATCCTCCTGGTCTCGATGGAGGTCCGCCACGAACCGCCCCTGGTGCGGCTCTTCGCCGGGGCCGGCTTCTTCTGGGTCGCTATCCTGTTCGGGATGACGCTGACCGACTACCTCGCGCGCTGA